The following is a genomic window from Desulfosoma caldarium.
GCACCCGATGGCTGCAAGCCCGAGAACAACTCTGGCACTGAAGGCATACCCATGGGGCTGGCGACATCATGGCCTCTCCACCATAGCCCAGAAGCGCAGAACGAACCAGCACCAAAGGATCCAGCACGGATCGGTCAACGCATACGGGACAGGCGTTGCTGCATTCCCCACAGGCAAAGCAGGAAGCCAGGTGCGTGTCATGGCCGTGAAATTGCGTAAAGCTTTTCCACGAAAGAGAGGCGGAGGCGGTTTTTTCCCTCTGTTTCCCCGCAATCCTCTGCGTGGTCTCATCAAGCATGTTGCGCACCACAGTGGCCCGCTCGCGATAAAAGCGCGCCTGGAGATGGCGCCTTTTTTCGAACAATTCTCCAGAAACCACCCCTTCGCGCACGGCTTCCCAGCGCAGGAAGGCGATGAGGACCGAAGGCTTCACCGTCATGGGACACACGTGGGTACACCTGCGGCATTCCAGACACTGCCAAAGATCAGGCAACCGCAATAGATCCTCCATCAAACCCAGATTGGCCATCCACACGAGCCGCCTGGGGTCCAGCCCACGGGTGGCTCGATTCACAGGGCATTCCACCGCGCAGGACCCGCAGGTAAAACACAGATTGATTTCAGCTCGAACCGCTTGATTAATCCAACGACGATGCCACGCTCTCGGTTGAATGGCGGCTTTCATAACGCCTCCTTTGTCGCCCATTGGCTTCTGCACACGGCCACCTTTCCCATATTATCGATTCATAACGCACATTAATCCACATGACAAAATCTGTTTTTTCACAAACAAACGATCCCTCTCATTTGTTTCGCGCCATGCTGTGGCCCCTTGACAGAGGCGGGCGGGAGTCTGTTATGAGCTGCATGTCCGTATTGCACTGAGGAGAAGTTCAAAGATGGATGGTTTCACGATTCATGCGCCATGGGATCCTCAAGGGGACCAACCTCAAGCCATTGCAAAGCTCACTGCCAATCTTCGGGCGGGCGTGCGGGAGCAAACCCTTTTGGGGGTCACTGGGTCTGGAAAGACTTTCACCATGGCCCATGTGATTGCCCAAATCCAAAAGCCCACATTGGTCATCGCCCCCAACAAGACCCTGGCAGCCCAGCTCTATGGGGAATTCAAGGCCCTCTTTCCGGAAAACGCCGTCGAGTATTTTGTGTCCTATTACGACTACTATCAGCCGGAAGCCTACGTGCCGCAGACGGATACCTACATTGCTAAGGACGCCTCCATCAACGAGACCATCGACAAGATGCGCCACGCGGCCACAAGGGCTTTGCTGGAGCGCCGCGACGTGCTCATTGTGGCCAGCGTTTCGTGCATCTACGGCCTTGGGGCTCCCGAAACCTACCGGGACATGCTTTTGTGGGTCAAGACCGGCATGGCAGTGGACCGGGACGTGGTCTTGCGCAAACTGGTGGAAATTCAGTACACGCGCAACGATGTGGACTTTCATCGGGGCACCTTTCGTGTCCGCGGGGACGTGGTGGAAATCTTTCCGGCCCATGAGGAGGACCGGGCGGTTCGTCTGGAATTTTTTGGGGATGAAATCGACGCCATTCGAGAGTTCGACCCTTTGACCGGCCGCACACTGCGCACTCTCGCGGACGTGGCCATTTATCCCGGAAGTCATTACGTCACGGACAAAGCCACCCTGCAACGAGCCATTGAAGGCATCAAGGAAGAACTGACGTTAAGGCTGCAAGAACTGCGGGGAGCGGGCCTTTTGCTGGAGGCCCAGCGCCTTGAGGAACGCACGCGTCTGGATCTGGAAATGCTTCAGGAACTGGGATATTGTCCCGGCATTGAAAATTACTCCCGCCACCTCACGGGCCGTCGTCCCGGCGAGCCGCCTCCGACACTCTTGGACTACTATCCCGACGATTTTTTGCTCTTTATCGATGAAAGCCACATCACGATTCCACAACTTCGCGGCATGTATCGAGGGGATCGATCGCGAAAGGAGACTTTGGTCCGCTACGGGTTTCGGCTGCCTTCGGCTCTGGACAATCGACCTTTGTGTTTTGAAGAATTTGAGGCCAAGGTGCACCAAGTCATTTATGTGTCCGCCACACCGGGCCCTTACGAGCTGGAGCGGACTCGAGGCTACGTGGTAGAACAAATTATTCGCCCGACGGGGCTGGTGGATCCCAAGGTGGAAGTGCGACCCGCCGAGCATCAGGTGGATGACCTGATCGGGGAAATTCGTAAGAGGGTCGCTGCCGGGCAAAGGGTCCTGGTGACCACCTTGACCAAGCGCATGGCGGAGGATTTGACCGAATACCTTTCGGAACTCAAGATTCGCGTGCGTTACATGCATTCGGACGTGGACACCTTGGAGCGCATCGAGTTGGTGCGCGATCTGCGCCTGGGCGAATACGACGTGCTTGTGGGAATCAACTTGTTACGAGAAGGATTGGATATTCCCGAGGTTTCTTTGGTGGCCGTGCTGGATGCGGACAATGAAGGCTTCTTGCGTTCAGAGCGTTCCCTCATTCAAACGGCGGGGCGTGCGGCCCGAAACGTGGACGGCACGGTCATCCTCTATGCTGACAAACTGACGGATTCCATTCGCCGAGCTGTGGCAGAAACCGAACGGCGCCGGGCCCTGCAGCAAGCCTACAATGCAACCCACGGCATCACACCACAAAGCGTAGAAAAATCCGTCGCCGACATTCTGGCTCCCTACCGGTCCTCGGAAGAAAGCTTTGTTCCCGAGGAAGTGGTTCAGGAAGTACGCGCCTTCTACACGGCCGCTCCCAAGGCGGATTTGGATCAAACCATTGATCATCTGGAAAAAAAGATGAAAGAAGCGGCGGCTCGCTTGGAATTTGAAAAGGCCGCCGCCTTTCGGGACGAAATCAAGCGCTTGCGTCAAGAACAGCTTCTAATGACGTAGGAGGCTGTCCGAAAAGGCGGATCTGGGCCTTTTTGCTTTCACCTTCCTACACGTGCGCGTCCCAAAGCAGCCGAATCGAACTTTTATTCAAGCTCTGGCTTTCTCTAAGAAACCCTTTCTAGGAGCGGCGTCAGCCTCGAGATCTTATCGCTCCGTGCCGCCCTGGAAAACACGCCAACAGCCCGCGAGCCCGTAAACTCCTTCGAGGCCGCTTCTCCGAAAACTGACGAATGACTCCTGCGGCACAAATCAAAATTTGACCCCCGGCAGCTACGCTCCTTCGGGAACCTTGTAGCCGAAGTGCTTTTCGAACCGATCGCAAAAGGCCTTCCAATGAAAATGATGTTCCTGCGTGCCGTGGTGTTCCACGGCAAAGGATGCGGCCACACTGCCCATATGGCAGCAAACGGTCGGCTCTTGCTTCATGGCCAGTCCCTTGAGCAACCCTGCGCGATAGGCATCTCCGGCTCCCGTAGGATCCACGACCTCGGTGGGCGTGACGGCCGGAATGAAAATCTTGTCTTCACGTACCTGAAGCAGGCTGCCCTCAGGCCCTTGGGTGGTGATGATCATCTCCACTCGAGACGCCAGGTCCGAAAGCTGCCAGTTGGTGAGCTTGAGAAAATGGCTCAGCTCATAATCGTTCGAGATGAAGCACAGGGCGCCGTCCACGGCTTCGGCGATCTCTTCCCCACTCCAAATGTTCAGGCTTTGTCCGGGATCGAATACGAAGGGCACACCACCACTTCTGCAGCGCCGAGCCAACTCCGACATATCGGTTTTATTGCCAGGGCCTATGTGGACCAGGGTTGAGTGCGCGCCATCGTTCAGAGGCGGCAGATCCGCGGGAAAAGCCATGGCACCGGGATTGAATGCGGTGATCTGATTGTCGTTTTGATCCGTGGTGATGTAGGCTCCGGCCGTGAGCACGCCGGCGATGCGCTTGATCCATTGCGTGCGCAGCCCGTGATGGCGCAGCCACCGCTCGTAACGTTCAAAATCGTCCCCCGCCGTTGCGACAATCCAGGGGCTTTCCTGCAGCAAACTCAAGGTGTAGGCTATGTTGCCTGCCGTCCCTCCAAACTTTTCCACTAGCCCGTTGATGTTGAAACACACGTTGAGCACGTGGATTTTGCTGGGCAGTATGTGGTCCGCAAAATATCCTGGAAATGTCATGATGCGATCGTAGGCCAACGATCCGCTAATGTAGATGTTCACGGTTGTTTCTCCTCTGCAATGAGATAGACGGTGACCTCTACCGCCGATTCTTTGTTAGCGTTCTTTGGGGCTCGTCCCCATGGCGGCGAAGGGTGCTTTTTTCTTGCCACGCCCGCCGCGCTTCTTGGTTCGAGGCCCTCTGTTCCTTGCCCTCACAGTTTCCCTTTTGGCCGCCTCCGCTCTTCGTCCTCGAGAGGGCCGGCGCGGGGCGCCCTTGTCGGCTCGATCCGGCACAAACCAGTCTTCCTCGGGCCAGATGACGGGAATCTTTTGTCCCAGAAATTTTTCGACGTTTTCCAACGCATACACATCGTCTTCGCCGCACAGGGTGATGGCCTTGCCTTCCTTGCCGGCGCGGGCCGTTCGGCCGATGCGGTGGACATATTCTTCGGGGTCTTGCGGCACGTCGTAATTGATGACATGCGTCACATCCTCCACGTGAAGCCCTCGAGACGCCACATCGGTGGCCACCAAAATGGCGATTTTCCCTCCCTTGAACCGCTCCAGCAATTGCAAACGCCGACTCTGAGGCAGATCCCCGGTGATGCCTCGCGCGACATAGCCATTGGCCGTAAGTCTTTCGGCAAGCCGCAATGTTCGCACTTTGGTGTTGCAAAAAAGGAGGACGCGGTTCGGCTTTTCTCTTTCCAAGAGTCCGAGAAGCAGTGAAAATTTTTCGGCTTCAGCCACGTGGAACAGTTCTTGCTTCACCGTCTTTACCACTAGTCTTTCCGGCTCCACGGCCGTTTCGACCGGAGCGTTCATATACGGGTAGGTAATTTCCAGAACGCGCGGAGAAAGTGTTGCGGAAAAAAGCATACTTTGCCGATAATGATAAGGGGGAAGACGCTTGAGGATGTACTGAAGGTCCTTGACGAAGCCCATGTCCAACATGCGGTCCGCTTCGTCAATGACCAGCAAAGACACGTGGTCGGTATTGATGTGGCCTTGCTTCATGAGGTCGATGAGGCGGCCGGGAGTGGCGATGACAATATGAGCTCCCTGCCGAAGGGCCTGAATCTGTTTTTCGTAGCCGACACCGCCATAGATGGCCGCGAAACGAAAAGGACAATACCGTCCAAGCATTCGCCCGTCGGCCTGAATTTGCAAAGCCAGTTCTCGAGTCGGGGCCAGGACCAGAGCATGGCATTGGGAAGACAAGGGCTGCTTTTTGAGCAGGTTTTCAAAAATGGTGATGAGAAATACGGCGGTCTTGCCCGATCCCGTTTGGGCCTGTGCCGCAATGTCTTGGCCTTGGAGCGTCATCGGCAGGGATTTCTCCTGAATCGGCGTGCACCGCACAAAGCCGGCCTCATGCAGCCCCCGAAGCACCAAAGGCGAAAGATCCAGATCGACAAAGGCCATGCCGGCGGCCAAATCCTCGCGCGCTTTTCTCGGTTCGGGCGTGTCCGGTTCAAGGCGCGAAACCTCGTGAGGCACCCTTTCCAGATCACGGCGCCGCCACCAAAGGATTCGTTGGAACAGATCCTTAAGAACCTCGATCACGATAAAAAATGCCTCCACAACGCAAAGGCCAAGCACACCACATTCTTATTGGCCCTCGGGTTAAAACTTGGCACACTCAATGGGACCTTGGCGCCTCGAGTCTATACCAAAAGGCCGAAGCCACGGCAAATGACAGAACAACATTTTGAAGGCGTTTGGGGAATTTTTTTTCGATTCCATGGAAAATGTTTTGAAAAAGCCGAGAAAGGAGGCGGCCCACATGGCACGAAAAGAGGTGAAAATCACCGGATGGCTGACGATCCTGGCGGTTACCGCAACCCTTTGGCTCTTGAGCATCCAAGGCGCCGCCGCGGCCAAAATTCGCATCACCCTCAACGATGGCAATCGGGTTGAAGTTCCTTATTGTTGGGAAGCCAAGAACACCATCTTTTTTGAAGTTCCTGGGGGTGTCGCGGGTCTTCCCAAAGGCCAAGTGCGAAGCATTCAGGAAATCGTGGCGGGATCGGAAATCGCTTACGACACCGTCGGGTCTCGCGTGCGCACGGCGGGCGCAACGGACCCCGACCAGCAAAAAGCATGGGCCGCTCTCCTGAGAGGAACACCGCCGGAAACATCCACCGAGACCCTTTCCCCTGAGGAGCTCGCCCAGCTTTTGACCTCGACCACCCCTTCCCAGGAACCTCGGCACGCCGTGCGGCTGTACCGCACGAGCTTTTATCCCAAAGGGGATGTGGCCCAATGGATGCGCGGGCAAAAAGACGGGGCGGTGCTTTTGGTCAAATACCTCGTCAACATTCCGGAAGACGTGCCCGAGAAGCGATTTGAGCTGATTCTCTACGATGGACACGACCGCATCGTCCAAAGGCAACCCTGCTCGGTTCAGCCTGTGGAGGTTCCCGCAAAGCTTGCGGAAAAGCTTGGCCTCCGCGGTCGTTTGTACGCCGTGGTTTCCAAGATCAAACCGGATCCCGACATTCGTCGCTACGAACTGGCCACGTGGCGATAGGGACGTATCGTCAAGGCACGAGAACCTTCACGGCTTTTGGTCGAATCCCTCCATCCACCAGAGGATGCTGTCCCTGAGAGGTTCTGGCAGGGGCATCGGCACGCCATCTCTAACGCAGACGAAGTGCATCAAGGCCTCGGTGGTGGTTTCCGGCGAGTGTTCCTGAGTGATCCTTTGAACGCGATGCAGCAGGGAAAGACTGCGCCGTCCCAGACGGCATACGCCTGTCTGCACTTCGATCAGATCGTCGTAGTGCAAGGATTTGGCATATTGGCACTCCAGAGCCGCCACAGTCAAGTGCAGACCTTGAGCCGTGAGGCGGGCATAGGGATAGTCCAAGGCTCGAAAAAAGGCTTCTCGCCCCAATTCAAAAAGATGAAAATAGCTGCCATGGTACACGCCCTGGCCCAGATCGACGGCAAACAAGGGCACGCGCAGGCCATGGGCATACCAAGGCCCTCGGCGCGAGAAGGTATTGAGGTGTTTCCGCTTTGTGCCGCCCTTTTTCCAAACACCACGGTTTTCCTTCAAAAGCTCATCCATTCCCTTGATGTTCCTCCAGAGCCATGTTAGCCATAATCGGAATGCAGCGCTATCGTCAAATCCCATAACGACGGCTTTCCAAAGGCGGACCCTTCATTGAGACTCGAATCCAGACCCTTTGCACGAAGAAGAAAAACTCTAGACAAAAGTCCCCGTGACGTCGTCACAGCTCAAGGGCCGGAATTTCGCCTGCGGGTGGCGCCGGCGGTGCGCAAGGTTCTTAGGCAGATCGGCGTGCCCGAGCCTCAGCCATTTGTGCCGGATCCTTTTCAGCGGGAGGCCATCGAAAAGGTGCGCACCACCGATGTGCTGGTCACGGCGCCCACCGGGTCCGGCAAGACCTATATCGCCATCGAAGCCATTCGCGAAGTGTTTTTGAAAGGGGGCCGAAGCTGGTACGCCTCCCCTCTCAAGGCCTTGTCCAACGCCAAGCTGGAGGAGTTTTCTACGGCTTTTGGCCCGAGCAATGTGGGGATTCTCACCGGGGATCGCAAGGAAAACCCCGATGCGCCGATCCTCGTCGGTACCACGGAAATTCTTCGAAATCAGCTTTACGACGCCATGCACCGCGGCCAAGATCTTCCCGTGAATCTGGTGGTCATGGATGAAGCGCATTACTTGGGAGATCAGGACCGGGGTGTGGTCTGGGAAGAGGTGCTCATTTATCTGCCCGCTCGCGTGCGGCTGCTTCTGCTTTCCGCCACCATTCGCAACGCCCAGCAACTGTGCCAATGGCTCGAGTGGCTGCGTAAGGCCCCTTGCCTGTGGGTCAATGCCGTGGAACGCCCGGTGCCGCTCTATCCCCTGTTTCTCTTCCCAACCGGAGAACTCACGCCTCTTGCAGGGCGCCGCGGTTTGTACGGTCCCATCAAAAATTTGGATCCCCGCCAGTTTGCGCGCAAGGACTTTCCCGACGTCGCCCACATCTTGGAAGCGCTTCGAGCGGCAAACCTTCTGCCGGCGATTTTTTTCCTCAAATCCCGAGCCGACTGTGAGCGGGCCATCACCCTGTGCCCGCAGGCTCCTCGAACACCGGGGTTTGATGCCAAAGCCTTTGCGGCGCGCCTGGAACAACTCTTGACCAAGTGGCCTTTTCTTCGGGACCACAAGCATCTATCTATTCTGAAACGTTCCCGGGTCGGCGCCCACCATGCCGGGCAGCTACCCCACTGGAAGCTGTTGCTGGAAACCCTCATGCAGGATGGCTGGCTGGAAGCGATCTTTTCCACATCCACCGTAGCCGCCGGAGTTAATTTTCCCGCACGCACCGTGGTCATTCCTCAAAGCGATCGGTTCAACGGCCGAGAATTCGTGGACCTGACCGCTACGGACCTTTTGCAAATGACGGGCCGGGCAGGACGGCGCGGCATGGACAAAATTGGGTTCGTGCTCGTCATACCGGGCCGATACCAGAACGTGCCATTGATTTACGATCTTTTAAAGTCGCCACCGGATTCCATAGAGAGCCAGATTCGCGTCAATTTTTCCATGGTCCTGAACCTGCTTTTGTCCCATGAACCCGAAGAAATTCGAGACCTTTTTGCCCGCAGTCTGGCCACCTATCAGCACCTGGGCAAGGAAGCCTCCGTGGCGGCTTTGGTGGAAGCCTTTCAAAAGGATCTGGCCCCATGGAAACCCCTCATGGCCTGCGGTTCCATGGATGCTGTGGCCGAGATTCGGCCCTTGTTCATGCGCATGGAAGAAGAACAAAGAAGAGCGCATCGGGCCGCGCGAAATCAAGCCCTGGCCTGGGTGACGCAGGGCCTTTTGGTGCGCGGTCGATTGTTTTTGAACCGTCGAGGCACACCCTACGTGGTGCTGGAACGGGTTGACAAAAGGGACGAACGGGTTCTGGCAGCGCGGCTACGACTCCCCTTGGCCTGGAGCGACCAAAGGTTGAAGCCGCATTGGGTGCGCGTTCGCCAGATTCGAGAATTGGGCAAGAGGCTGGATCCGCTGCCACCCCTGTCCGATCGGCAGGCCTGGGAAAAGCTGGCACGCCGCATGGGCGAAGCTCCTTTTCCTTCCCTGTTCGGCCCTCAATATGACGGCGATCAACCGCACACCCTCACCTCCATCGCCCACGACATGGCACAGCGTGCGCTTGCCAAAAACGCCCTGCCGTGCGCTCGCTGCCAACTGTACGGGCCGTGCCATAAAGGCTCCAAACACCCTTTTTCAAAGCTTTTGCACACGTACTTCACCCATCGTTCCCACATTCTCACCGTGCAGGAAGCCCTTTGGCGATCTTTTGTACAGCATCTAAAAATTCTGCAGCACGAGGGTTACGTGACCCCTCAGGGACATCTCACTGAAGACGGCCTGTGGGCGTCCAAGCTGCGCCTGGACCAACCGCTCCTGGTTTCCGAAGTGATTCGCAAAAGGGTCCTTCCGGAATCGGATCCGCCCATGCTGGCCGCGCTTATGGCGCCTTTTGTGGTAGATCGCGATCGGCCGGGAGAATCTCAGCTGTCGTCGCTCATCTGGAAATATCCCGATTTGGCCCGGCCGTATTTTGACGTCCTGCAAACGCTACACCCCTTGAGGCAAAGGCTGCATGCGGAGGGCTTTGAGACGCCGCCTTTGCCTTTTTGGACCGTGGTCACGGTTTACCACTGGGCCAGAGGCGAAAGCTGGAACGTGGTCAAGAACCTCACGACCATCGATGAGGGAGACTTGACCATGGTGATCTTGAGAACTGCGGACCACCTGCGACAGGTGGAATCGTTGACGGAAACCCATCCGCGTCTTGCCGCCTCGGCACGCGACGCCATCGAAAGCATTTTGCGGGAACCTGTTCTGGTGCCATAACCCGCGCGAGTAGGCAGGGCGAAAGGGTTCACGAGGCCTCTTTATGGCTCGAGTCGCCATTGTTTCGGACATTCACGGCAACCTGGAAGCTCTGAAAAGCGTGGTGCGTGCCGCCCGGGCCGAAGGCGTGGATGGTTTCTGGCATCTTGGCGACGTGGTGGGCTACAATGCCGATCCCACGGCTTGCCTGGAAATGCTGAGGGAATGCGGCGCGCGCGGCGTGCAAGGCAACCACGATCTCGCGGCCCTGGACCCTCAAATCGCCGAATCCTTTAACATCCTTGCCTATGAAGCCATTCATTACACCATACAACAACTCAACAGCGGCCACCTGGCCCAGTTGCATGCTCTGCCTCTGTGCCGCACCCTGGAAGGGGCGCTGCTGTGCCACGGAACCCCGGAGACCCCCCATTCCTACATCCTGAACCTGTACCAGGCTCGGCGCATCTTTAACCTCATGCGGAAAAGATTCCCCGACATTTCCGTGTGCTTCTTCGGCCACACACACCACCAGAAAATTTGGGTACAAGATCCACGCGGCAAAGTGATGACCGTGGACACCCCTAATAGCACGTCCTTTAGGCTCAGCACCGAGAACCTCTACCTCATCAACCCGGGAAGTGTGGGCCAACCGAGACAGCGCGACAGTCGAGCCCGATTCCTGATTTTTGACACCGACCTTCAAGCCATCGACTTCCGCGCCGTACCTTACGATGTGCAGCGAGCTCAGGAAAAAATTCTTCGAGCAGGTCTTCCCGAGTACCTGGCCTTGCGTCTGCAAGACGGTGTGTGAAAAAGAGAGGGAACCGGTAAGAAGGACCCAATGGAGCGAGGGGAAAG
Proteins encoded in this region:
- a CDS encoding 4Fe-4S dicluster domain-containing protein, encoding MKAAIQPRAWHRRWINQAVRAEINLCFTCGSCAVECPVNRATRGLDPRRLVWMANLGLMEDLLRLPDLWQCLECRRCTHVCPMTVKPSVLIAFLRWEAVREGVVSGELFEKRRHLQARFYRERATVVRNMLDETTQRIAGKQREKTASASLSWKSFTQFHGHDTHLASCFACGECSNACPVCVDRSVLDPLVLVRSALLGYGGEAMMSPAPWVCLQCQSCSRACSHRVQGHLVALALREEAETQGCVDAEFLKAWPEKDKVLFQDHAHRVAEAHRLLLKEPSSSQGL
- the uvrB gene encoding excinuclease ABC subunit UvrB: MDGFTIHAPWDPQGDQPQAIAKLTANLRAGVREQTLLGVTGSGKTFTMAHVIAQIQKPTLVIAPNKTLAAQLYGEFKALFPENAVEYFVSYYDYYQPEAYVPQTDTYIAKDASINETIDKMRHAATRALLERRDVLIVASVSCIYGLGAPETYRDMLLWVKTGMAVDRDVVLRKLVEIQYTRNDVDFHRGTFRVRGDVVEIFPAHEEDRAVRLEFFGDEIDAIREFDPLTGRTLRTLADVAIYPGSHYVTDKATLQRAIEGIKEELTLRLQELRGAGLLLEAQRLEERTRLDLEMLQELGYCPGIENYSRHLTGRRPGEPPPTLLDYYPDDFLLFIDESHITIPQLRGMYRGDRSRKETLVRYGFRLPSALDNRPLCFEEFEAKVHQVIYVSATPGPYELERTRGYVVEQIIRPTGLVDPKVEVRPAEHQVDDLIGEIRKRVAAGQRVLVTTLTKRMAEDLTEYLSELKIRVRYMHSDVDTLERIELVRDLRLGEYDVLVGINLLREGLDIPEVSLVAVLDADNEGFLRSERSLIQTAGRAARNVDGTVILYADKLTDSIRRAVAETERRRALQQAYNATHGITPQSVEKSVADILAPYRSSEESFVPEEVVQEVRAFYTAAPKADLDQTIDHLEKKMKEAAARLEFEKAAAFRDEIKRLRQEQLLMT
- a CDS encoding carbohydrate kinase family protein is translated as MNIYISGSLAYDRIMTFPGYFADHILPSKIHVLNVCFNINGLVEKFGGTAGNIAYTLSLLQESPWIVATAGDDFERYERWLRHHGLRTQWIKRIAGVLTAGAYITTDQNDNQITAFNPGAMAFPADLPPLNDGAHSTLVHIGPGNKTDMSELARRCRSGGVPFVFDPGQSLNIWSGEEIAEAVDGALCFISNDYELSHFLKLTNWQLSDLASRVEMIITTQGPEGSLLQVREDKIFIPAVTPTEVVDPTGAGDAYRAGLLKGLAMKQEPTVCCHMGSVAASFAVEHHGTQEHHFHWKAFCDRFEKHFGYKVPEGA
- a CDS encoding DEAD/DEAH box helicase, coding for MIEVLKDLFQRILWWRRRDLERVPHEVSRLEPDTPEPRKAREDLAAGMAFVDLDLSPLVLRGLHEAGFVRCTPIQEKSLPMTLQGQDIAAQAQTGSGKTAVFLITIFENLLKKQPLSSQCHALVLAPTRELALQIQADGRMLGRYCPFRFAAIYGGVGYEKQIQALRQGAHIVIATPGRLIDLMKQGHINTDHVSLLVIDEADRMLDMGFVKDLQYILKRLPPYHYRQSMLFSATLSPRVLEITYPYMNAPVETAVEPERLVVKTVKQELFHVAEAEKFSLLLGLLEREKPNRVLLFCNTKVRTLRLAERLTANGYVARGITGDLPQSRRLQLLERFKGGKIAILVATDVASRGLHVEDVTHVINYDVPQDPEEYVHRIGRTARAGKEGKAITLCGEDDVYALENVEKFLGQKIPVIWPEEDWFVPDRADKGAPRRPSRGRRAEAAKRETVRARNRGPRTKKRGGRGKKKAPFAAMGTSPKER
- a CDS encoding acyl-CoA thioesterase; protein product: MDELLKENRGVWKKGGTKRKHLNTFSRRGPWYAHGLRVPLFAVDLGQGVYHGSYFHLFELGREAFFRALDYPYARLTAQGLHLTVAALECQYAKSLHYDDLIEVQTGVCRLGRRSLSLLHRVQRITQEHSPETTTEALMHFVCVRDGVPMPLPEPLRDSILWWMEGFDQKP
- a CDS encoding DEAD/DEAH box helicase, encoding MRLESRPFARRRKTLDKSPRDVVTAQGPEFRLRVAPAVRKVLRQIGVPEPQPFVPDPFQREAIEKVRTTDVLVTAPTGSGKTYIAIEAIREVFLKGGRSWYASPLKALSNAKLEEFSTAFGPSNVGILTGDRKENPDAPILVGTTEILRNQLYDAMHRGQDLPVNLVVMDEAHYLGDQDRGVVWEEVLIYLPARVRLLLLSATIRNAQQLCQWLEWLRKAPCLWVNAVERPVPLYPLFLFPTGELTPLAGRRGLYGPIKNLDPRQFARKDFPDVAHILEALRAANLLPAIFFLKSRADCERAITLCPQAPRTPGFDAKAFAARLEQLLTKWPFLRDHKHLSILKRSRVGAHHAGQLPHWKLLLETLMQDGWLEAIFSTSTVAAGVNFPARTVVIPQSDRFNGREFVDLTATDLLQMTGRAGRRGMDKIGFVLVIPGRYQNVPLIYDLLKSPPDSIESQIRVNFSMVLNLLLSHEPEEIRDLFARSLATYQHLGKEASVAALVEAFQKDLAPWKPLMACGSMDAVAEIRPLFMRMEEEQRRAHRAARNQALAWVTQGLLVRGRLFLNRRGTPYVVLERVDKRDERVLAARLRLPLAWSDQRLKPHWVRVRQIRELGKRLDPLPPLSDRQAWEKLARRMGEAPFPSLFGPQYDGDQPHTLTSIAHDMAQRALAKNALPCARCQLYGPCHKGSKHPFSKLLHTYFTHRSHILTVQEALWRSFVQHLKILQHEGYVTPQGHLTEDGLWASKLRLDQPLLVSEVIRKRVLPESDPPMLAALMAPFVVDRDRPGESQLSSLIWKYPDLARPYFDVLQTLHPLRQRLHAEGFETPPLPFWTVVTVYHWARGESWNVVKNLTTIDEGDLTMVILRTADHLRQVESLTETHPRLAASARDAIESILREPVLVP
- a CDS encoding metallophosphoesterase family protein: MARVAIVSDIHGNLEALKSVVRAARAEGVDGFWHLGDVVGYNADPTACLEMLRECGARGVQGNHDLAALDPQIAESFNILAYEAIHYTIQQLNSGHLAQLHALPLCRTLEGALLCHGTPETPHSYILNLYQARRIFNLMRKRFPDISVCFFGHTHHQKIWVQDPRGKVMTVDTPNSTSFRLSTENLYLINPGSVGQPRQRDSRARFLIFDTDLQAIDFRAVPYDVQRAQEKILRAGLPEYLALRLQDGV